One genomic window of Coraliomargarita sinensis includes the following:
- a CDS encoding S24/S26 family peptidase, whose amino-acid sequence MLQKSLFAVLLLPFMLLLGCNTTSTSNNTTFAPVDYDEAFKVGQMVKFADSGAYMARTSGTSMEPVLTKNTIIIVRPIDFDDLEEGMTVGYLNKNGEKVLHQLIRRAGPDAWVAKGINNAREDKERVTRKNLMGVLYTVLYNEASEPRAR is encoded by the coding sequence ATGCTTCAGAAGAGTCTTTTCGCAGTCCTACTATTACCCTTCATGCTTTTGCTGGGTTGCAACACGACCAGCACTTCGAACAATACGACCTTTGCCCCAGTGGACTACGATGAAGCTTTCAAGGTGGGGCAGATGGTAAAGTTTGCGGACAGCGGCGCCTATATGGCACGAACCAGCGGCACATCGATGGAACCCGTGCTGACAAAGAACACCATCATTATTGTGCGTCCGATTGATTTTGATGATCTCGAAGAGGGGATGACTGTGGGTTACCTGAACAAAAACGGGGAGAAAGTGCTTCACCAGCTCATTCGTCGAGCTGGACCGGATGCCTGGGTGGCCAAAGGGATCAACAACGCTCGTGAGGATAAAGAACGTGTGACTCGCAAAAATTTGATGGGCGTGCTTTATACAGTACTGTATAATGAGGCATCCGAGCCAAGGGCTCGCTAG
- a CDS encoding sulfite exporter TauE/SafE family protein codes for MFEYQTVYNAYTALIAGLVTSVHCVAMCGPLSCAFTPSKQGDAEPAVILTSYHLAKLLSYAIVGMLAGAFGSVVIQTVESSWLNRLPWVLVVFFLVVAFRLDRFIPKPKWLGNYYRKATARFSRLNKPLAAGLIGFASPLLPCGPLYMIFGLALFSGSALKGAEFAIGFGLGTMPLLWLAQSQFMRMNRRVTPSMLLRVQRVVAFVAALVVAWRLRTTLGIEGAEDWVCHPF; via the coding sequence ATGTTTGAATACCAGACAGTCTACAACGCATACACGGCATTGATTGCCGGACTAGTGACCAGCGTGCACTGCGTGGCCATGTGTGGTCCGTTATCCTGTGCATTCACGCCCAGTAAGCAGGGCGACGCCGAGCCGGCGGTCATCCTGACCAGCTACCATCTGGCAAAACTTCTGTCCTATGCCATCGTGGGGATGCTTGCCGGCGCATTCGGCTCGGTCGTGATTCAGACCGTGGAAAGTTCCTGGCTCAACCGTCTGCCCTGGGTGTTGGTGGTGTTTTTTCTGGTGGTGGCGTTTCGTCTGGACCGTTTTATTCCCAAGCCGAAATGGCTGGGCAACTACTACCGCAAGGCCACGGCCCGCTTTAGCCGTTTAAACAAGCCGTTGGCGGCAGGCTTGATTGGTTTTGCCAGCCCGCTACTGCCTTGTGGCCCATTGTATATGATTTTCGGTCTGGCGCTTTTTTCCGGTTCGGCTCTCAAGGGAGCGGAATTTGCCATCGGTTTCGGTCTGGGGACGATGCCTCTGCTTTGGCTCGCTCAGAGTCAGTTTATGCGGATGAATCGCCGGGTGACCCCCTCCATGCTCCTTCGCGTCCAGCGGGTCGTTGCTTTCGTGGCCGCTCTGGTTGTTGCCTGGCGCCTGCGCACGACACTCGGCATCGAAGGGGCCGAGGATTGGGTCTGTCATCCATTTTGA
- a CDS encoding Do family serine endopeptidase gives MKIRVILTLLALSAFQILFGNANPELRVNIDDSQIRPSQDGPVVTYAEVLKRATPSVVAVYTSRIVTERSGGRQPVPEIFRQFGFPVPDNAPGGEAPRERREQIGVGSGVIISTDGYIITNHHVVQGMRGREADEIRVQLSDGSEYEAELIGSDEKTDVAVLKIEAEDELPAITLADSDKLRVGDVVFAIGNPLDVGLTATQGIVSATGRNSYGILGPGAYEDFIQTDAAINLGNSGGALIDAWGRLIGINTAIVSRSGGSIGIGFAIPLNMALNVAQNLINSGEVPRGMLGLFPANLDRDMADAFGLETTQGALVNQVQPDSPAERAGIEHGDIIMKIDDIEIVSAPQLRLEVSQMLPGSKVMVTLIRQGKTMKLPVTLGSLNGMAYNSGEDSNYIRGVLFEAIDDEMRENYAIPDEIEGVFVADVEGDSPFAGKLEQRMVILEINGETVEQPGDIEGLLEEGMNRLYIWGAGQKRFIVLKL, from the coding sequence ATGAAAATCCGAGTTATTTTAACGCTTCTTGCCTTATCCGCTTTTCAAATTTTGTTCGGGAACGCCAATCCCGAGCTTCGGGTTAATATCGACGACAGCCAGATCCGTCCGAGCCAGGACGGTCCGGTGGTGACCTATGCTGAAGTTTTGAAGCGTGCCACGCCCTCGGTGGTCGCGGTCTACACTTCCCGCATCGTCACCGAGCGGAGTGGGGGGCGCCAGCCCGTGCCTGAAATATTCCGGCAGTTCGGTTTTCCCGTACCGGACAATGCCCCCGGCGGAGAGGCACCGCGTGAGCGGCGTGAGCAAATCGGTGTCGGCTCTGGTGTGATTATTTCGACCGACGGTTACATCATAACCAACCACCACGTGGTCCAGGGGATGCGGGGACGCGAAGCGGATGAGATTCGTGTCCAGCTCAGTGACGGATCCGAGTATGAGGCCGAACTGATCGGATCGGATGAGAAGACCGATGTGGCCGTTTTGAAAATTGAAGCTGAAGATGAATTGCCCGCGATCACTCTGGCCGATAGCGACAAGCTGAGAGTCGGCGATGTTGTCTTTGCTATCGGCAACCCTCTTGATGTCGGCCTGACAGCGACACAGGGCATTGTATCCGCGACCGGGCGTAACTCATACGGCATCCTCGGCCCCGGTGCTTACGAGGACTTTATTCAGACAGATGCCGCCATTAATCTCGGTAACTCCGGCGGCGCTTTGATCGATGCCTGGGGGCGTTTGATCGGGATCAACACGGCGATCGTTTCCCGCAGCGGCGGCAGTATTGGGATTGGCTTTGCCATCCCGCTGAACATGGCGCTGAACGTAGCGCAAAATCTGATCAACAGCGGTGAAGTGCCGCGTGGTATGCTCGGGCTTTTTCCCGCTAATCTCGATCGTGATATGGCCGATGCTTTCGGCCTGGAAACAACACAAGGTGCCCTGGTCAATCAGGTCCAGCCGGACTCACCCGCCGAGCGCGCCGGGATCGAGCACGGGGATATTATCATGAAAATCGACGATATCGAAATTGTCTCGGCTCCTCAGTTGCGTCTGGAAGTTTCGCAAATGCTGCCCGGCAGTAAGGTTATGGTAACCCTGATTCGTCAGGGCAAAACGATGAAGCTTCCGGTCACCCTCGGCTCGCTCAACGGAATGGCATACAATTCCGGCGAGGATAGTAATTACATCCGTGGCGTGCTTTTCGAAGCAATTGATGACGAGATGCGCGAGAATTACGCTATCCCGGATGAAATCGAAGGCGTGTTCGTCGCCGATGTCGAAGGGGATTCCCCCTTTGCCGGCAAGCTTGAGCAGAGAATGGTCATTCTGGAGATCAACGGAGAAACAGTCGAGCAACCCGGTGACATTGAAGGGCTCCTGGAAGAAGGCATGAACCGACTCTACATCTGGGGTGCCGGACAGAAACGTTTCATCGTGTTGAAACTTTAG
- a CDS encoding DUF6288 domain-containing protein, with product MHDLRFHTLLRLAALVSLVAAISTPAMAARKKDIPNPDFTNGEPIPEGASKDWTLGATGARGWIYSHDMETSQARQIRITEVAEDSPANGVLKVGDVILGIGEDAFSYDARRAFGEALTVAESNAGGGQLELLRWREGDTEIVTVELPVLGDYSSTAPYGCTKSARILKQGCRALAEKIMSPDYNPNPISRSLNALALLATGDKTWMPAIKQEAEWASNYSAFKFSTWYYGYVITFLAEYVMATGDESVMPGLRRLALESAEGQSIVGSWGHRFAGDDGRLVGYGMMNAPGVPLTISLELARRAGVDDPKIPLAIERSMKLLRFYTGKGAVPYGDHDPWMHMHDDNGKCGMAAVLFNLLEEEEGAKFFSRMSLASFGNGRDTGHTGNFWNMTWAMPGVNQSGPHATGAWMQEFGTWYYDLARGHDGLFRHQGPPQARPDSTAGWDATGAFLLAYAMPIRQLYMTGKQQPTTPQLTAAEAEEIIDDGRGWTNSNRYGRYLEMSTDELLQRLGSWSPIVRERAAVALAKRDDPPIDDIIDLLDSNSLETRIGACQALAQLKGKAQSAVPELRETLEADDMWLRINAAQALGAIGGPAKVAAEDLLQMLVREPGPEDPRAMEQRYLCFALFSNRGGLLSDSLDGVDPDLLREAVRAGLRNQDGRARHTLTAVYEHLSDRELNKLLPDVLYSVVNPSPSGIMFADSSRLEGLRMLGEWKVAEGIDACMYYLKNLNHWGSQKRVPEILEVLQTYGVHARRTIPELEELADYFAAGKPTYFPEHLSKGKAEDVREAIEYLQNTDDKPELMKVL from the coding sequence ATGCACGATTTACGCTTTCACACACTTCTACGCTTGGCGGCTTTAGTTAGCCTGGTCGCGGCGATCTCGACTCCGGCCATGGCGGCCCGTAAAAAGGACATTCCGAATCCCGACTTCACCAATGGGGAGCCGATCCCGGAGGGTGCCAGCAAAGACTGGACACTCGGGGCGACCGGCGCCCGCGGCTGGATCTATTCCCATGACATGGAGACCAGTCAGGCGCGGCAAATCCGGATCACAGAAGTCGCGGAAGATTCTCCGGCGAACGGTGTACTGAAAGTCGGGGACGTTATCCTTGGTATCGGAGAGGATGCATTCAGTTATGATGCCCGACGCGCATTTGGTGAGGCGCTGACTGTCGCGGAATCCAATGCCGGCGGAGGCCAGCTGGAGCTCTTACGCTGGCGCGAGGGAGATACGGAGATTGTTACGGTCGAGCTTCCCGTGCTGGGTGACTACAGCTCGACCGCGCCGTATGGCTGCACCAAGTCGGCGCGTATTTTAAAACAAGGCTGCCGAGCATTGGCCGAGAAGATCATGAGCCCGGATTACAACCCCAACCCTATTTCACGCTCGCTCAACGCCCTCGCCCTACTGGCAACCGGCGACAAGACCTGGATGCCGGCCATTAAACAAGAGGCCGAGTGGGCCTCGAACTATTCCGCATTTAAATTCAGCACCTGGTATTACGGCTACGTGATTACCTTTCTGGCGGAATACGTTATGGCAACCGGCGACGAATCCGTCATGCCCGGGCTCCGTCGCCTCGCGCTGGAATCCGCCGAGGGCCAGAGTATCGTGGGCTCATGGGGCCACCGCTTCGCCGGTGATGACGGCCGACTCGTCGGCTACGGTATGATGAATGCTCCCGGTGTACCGCTTACCATCTCGCTTGAGTTAGCCCGTCGCGCCGGTGTGGACGACCCCAAAATTCCGCTGGCCATCGAGCGCAGCATGAAACTACTTCGCTTTTACACCGGCAAAGGAGCGGTGCCTTACGGCGACCACGACCCCTGGATGCACATGCACGACGACAACGGGAAATGCGGCATGGCCGCCGTGCTCTTCAATCTGCTGGAAGAGGAAGAAGGCGCCAAATTTTTCTCACGTATGAGCCTGGCATCCTTCGGGAACGGGCGTGACACGGGCCATACCGGCAACTTCTGGAACATGACTTGGGCGATGCCCGGCGTCAACCAGTCGGGACCGCATGCTACCGGCGCCTGGATGCAAGAATTTGGTACCTGGTATTACGACCTGGCACGCGGCCACGACGGTCTCTTCCGTCACCAAGGTCCGCCGCAGGCCAGACCAGACAGCACCGCAGGCTGGGATGCCACGGGGGCCTTCCTTCTGGCCTATGCCATGCCGATCCGGCAGCTCTACATGACTGGCAAACAACAACCGACAACGCCTCAACTCACTGCAGCCGAAGCGGAGGAAATCATCGACGACGGACGCGGATGGACCAATTCCAACCGCTACGGTCGTTATCTGGAAATGTCCACGGATGAACTTTTGCAACGTCTGGGGAGTTGGTCACCCATCGTACGTGAACGCGCCGCGGTCGCGCTGGCAAAGCGGGACGATCCACCAATCGACGATATTATTGACCTCCTGGACAGCAACAGCCTGGAAACACGCATCGGCGCCTGCCAGGCCCTGGCTCAGCTAAAAGGGAAAGCCCAATCGGCGGTTCCCGAACTGCGCGAAACACTCGAAGCTGACGACATGTGGCTCCGTATTAACGCGGCACAAGCACTTGGAGCGATCGGCGGGCCCGCCAAAGTAGCCGCCGAAGATCTCCTGCAAATGCTGGTTCGCGAACCGGGCCCGGAAGACCCGCGAGCCATGGAACAGCGCTACCTCTGCTTCGCATTGTTCAGCAACCGCGGCGGACTCCTCAGTGACTCCCTGGACGGAGTCGACCCGGATTTGCTCAGAGAGGCCGTACGTGCGGGACTTCGCAATCAGGATGGCCGTGCCCGGCACACACTCACTGCCGTGTATGAGCATTTATCCGACAGAGAGCTGAATAAATTACTGCCCGACGTACTTTACTCCGTGGTCAATCCTTCGCCGAGTGGCATCATGTTTGCCGACAGCAGTCGCCTTGAAGGGCTCAGGATGCTAGGCGAATGGAAAGTCGCCGAAGGTATCGACGCATGCATGTACTACCTAAAGAACCTCAATCACTGGGGCAGCCAGAAGCGGGTCCCCGAAATCCTGGAGGTTCTGCAGACTTACGGCGTGCACGCGAGGCGCACCATCCCGGAGCTCGAAGAACTGGCTGACTACTTCGCCGCCGGCAAGCCGACTTACTTCCCCGAGCACCTTAGCAAAGGCAAAGCTGAAGACGTGCGGGAGGCAATTGAATACCTGCAAAATACGGACGACAAACCGGAGCTGATGAAGGTCCTCTAG
- a CDS encoding ThuA domain-containing protein has protein sequence MRKFFSLLSALLMPALGCAEDQTLTIPAGEGPGKGKHIVLISGDEEYRSEEACPMLAKILSVHHGFETTVLFAINPETGVINPQIQSNIPGLESLKTADLVILDTRFRKLPDDQLKHFADYVNTGKPLIGLRTATHAFRCGTDRFGIDWNNFGLNFLGEKWVAHHGKHKVEGARGVAVQAQQAHPILNSVEDVFAPSDVYTVKNLDESKATVLMRAAVTETMEPDSKILQDDPRNDPMQAAIWLHEYTAPSGTKGISLLSTMGASVDLESEDLRRVIVNAAFFLLDLKVPEKAEVSYVDPFEPTFFSFIPKDYWEARALKPSDFVLGKSPTVGLPKSKN, from the coding sequence ATGCGCAAATTTTTCTCCCTCCTGTCCGCACTTCTCATGCCTGCCCTTGGTTGTGCCGAGGATCAAACGCTGACGATCCCTGCCGGTGAAGGGCCCGGCAAGGGCAAACATATCGTTCTCATCTCCGGTGATGAGGAATACCGCTCCGAGGAAGCCTGCCCCATGCTGGCCAAAATTCTCAGCGTGCATCACGGTTTTGAGACCACGGTGCTCTTCGCCATCAACCCGGAGACGGGCGTGATCAATCCGCAAATTCAATCCAATATCCCCGGGCTGGAGTCATTGAAGACGGCGGACTTGGTGATTCTGGACACGCGCTTCCGAAAGTTGCCGGACGATCAACTGAAACACTTCGCCGATTATGTGAATACCGGCAAGCCCCTCATCGGCTTGCGCACGGCCACGCACGCCTTCAGATGTGGAACCGACCGCTTCGGGATCGACTGGAACAACTTCGGGCTGAACTTTCTCGGCGAGAAGTGGGTGGCCCACCACGGCAAGCACAAGGTTGAGGGCGCACGCGGCGTCGCCGTGCAGGCTCAGCAAGCACACCCCATCCTAAACAGTGTTGAGGATGTCTTTGCCCCCAGTGATGTCTACACCGTCAAGAATCTGGACGAGAGCAAAGCGACGGTTCTGATGCGGGCAGCCGTGACCGAGACCATGGAGCCGGATTCGAAAATCCTCCAGGACGATCCGCGAAACGATCCCATGCAGGCTGCAATCTGGTTGCATGAGTACACCGCTCCCAGCGGGACCAAGGGCATCTCTCTCCTGAGCACGATGGGGGCTTCCGTTGATCTCGAAAGCGAGGACCTCCGTCGCGTGATCGTTAATGCCGCCTTTTTCCTGCTCGACCTGAAGGTGCCTGAGAAAGCCGAGGTCAGTTACGTCGATCCTTTCGAGCCGACGTTTTTCTCGTTTATTCCCAAGGACTATTGGGAAGCACGGGCACTGAAGCCTTCGGACTTTGTTCTTGGGAAGTCGCCGACCGTGGGGTTGCCCAAGTCGAAAAACTAG
- a CDS encoding Gfo/Idh/MocA family protein codes for MRSTRRRFLNQAATLAGASVIFPSRTFAQKVAANEKITVAGIGLGPRGRNLLKWFLPQPDIRFVAIADVQKERREIIRRMVNRYYGNEDCKTYVEMQDILARDDIDAVIIATSDRWHGTATIWAANAGKDIYCEKPCAMSIEESAHVDEAVRANHRIYQAGMQRRNVDNFALATQLARDGSLGKLKELHAGIWLPQPVKSNLPGEPEPDPSLCDWDRWLGPAPARPYNEQYVRGRWRYYEGLSAGWGLHDWASHTVNLCQWAQGADATTPVEYCFEDEKFYASYANGVRIVMRLAGWKKEGGWLGLGSCPVRYVGENGWVEAGDFSKIAYSDDALAGGRTFEEIGGGDASKHIREFLDCVKSRQPTSLNSKVMRTTEITCHAAAISWKLGRKLKFDPTKEVFIGDEEANALRTYERRAPYTV; via the coding sequence ATGAGAAGCACCCGGCGTAGATTCCTGAACCAAGCGGCAACTCTGGCAGGAGCGTCAGTTATTTTTCCGTCACGAACCTTTGCCCAAAAAGTAGCCGCTAATGAAAAGATCACGGTGGCCGGCATCGGCCTCGGTCCGCGCGGCAGAAATTTGCTAAAATGGTTCCTCCCCCAACCGGATATTCGATTTGTCGCCATCGCCGATGTGCAGAAAGAGCGCCGTGAGATTATCCGCCGAATGGTCAACAGGTATTACGGTAACGAGGACTGCAAAACCTACGTCGAGATGCAGGACATTCTCGCACGCGACGATATTGATGCGGTCATTATCGCCACCAGCGACCGCTGGCATGGCACGGCTACTATCTGGGCTGCCAACGCCGGCAAGGATATCTACTGCGAAAAGCCCTGCGCCATGAGCATCGAGGAAAGTGCCCATGTGGACGAAGCCGTCCGGGCCAACCACCGGATTTATCAGGCCGGCATGCAGCGGCGTAACGTCGACAACTTCGCACTCGCCACCCAACTTGCCCGTGACGGCAGCCTGGGAAAACTCAAGGAACTCCATGCCGGGATCTGGTTGCCGCAGCCGGTAAAATCCAACCTGCCCGGCGAACCCGAACCGGACCCGTCTCTGTGCGACTGGGACCGCTGGCTCGGACCGGCACCGGCCCGGCCCTACAATGAACAATACGTGCGCGGACGTTGGCGCTACTACGAAGGACTTTCCGCCGGCTGGGGACTACACGACTGGGCCTCCCACACCGTCAACCTCTGTCAGTGGGCACAGGGTGCGGATGCAACCACCCCGGTGGAATATTGCTTCGAAGATGAGAAATTTTACGCAAGCTATGCCAACGGCGTGAGGATTGTCATGCGTCTTGCCGGATGGAAGAAAGAAGGCGGCTGGCTCGGCCTCGGCTCCTGCCCGGTTCGCTACGTCGGAGAAAATGGCTGGGTCGAAGCAGGAGATTTCAGCAAGATCGCCTACAGTGACGATGCCCTCGCCGGGGGCAGAACATTTGAAGAGATCGGTGGGGGCGATGCTTCAAAACATATTCGGGAATTTCTCGATTGCGTAAAGTCGCGTCAGCCCACCTCACTCAATTCCAAAGTCATGCGCACCACGGAGATTACCTGCCACGCTGCCGCTATCAGTTGGAAACTCGGCCGCAAACTCAAATTCGATCCGACAAAAGAAGTCTTCATCGGCGATGAGGAAGCGAATGCGCTGCGTACTTACGAAAGGCGCGCCCCTTATACGGTCTAG
- the aroB gene encoding 3-dehydroquinate synthase, with translation MSTESLQVELAERSYPIHFSGSHELLKKEVHRLRDMGRSVRVISDARVLDAQPDYLAQAGFKDSEILSLPPGEQSKSVDSFSQALSFLANQACNRDCALFAFGGGVIGDLAGYVAASYLRGIDFYQIPTTLLSMVDSSVGGKTGINLPEGKNLVGAFWQPKAVYIDSTLLQSLPPREFAAGMAEVIKYGMLADAGLLSDLEDYAGLSAASEELPDVVRRCCAIKAQVVADDEKETASSGGRALLNLGHTFAHAIENVAGYGEYLHGEAVAIGLVLATRLSVELGQLHTESVERVESIIASYQLPTRLRDPLPMDQLMLAMQRDKKTRGGKLRFVSMKALGEAITSDGVDPKLVEEIWTQA, from the coding sequence ATGAGCACTGAGTCGCTACAAGTCGAACTGGCCGAACGCAGCTACCCGATCCACTTCTCCGGCAGCCATGAGCTCCTGAAAAAGGAAGTGCACCGGCTTCGTGATATGGGACGCAGTGTGCGGGTGATCAGCGATGCCCGGGTATTGGATGCGCAACCGGACTACCTCGCTCAGGCCGGCTTCAAGGACAGCGAGATTCTCTCCCTGCCCCCTGGTGAGCAGAGCAAGTCGGTCGATAGTTTCAGCCAGGCGCTCAGCTTTCTGGCGAATCAGGCCTGCAATCGCGACTGCGCGCTTTTCGCCTTCGGCGGCGGCGTGATCGGTGATTTGGCTGGCTACGTGGCCGCCAGCTACTTGCGGGGGATCGATTTTTATCAGATCCCCACCACCCTGCTCTCCATGGTCGACAGTTCGGTCGGCGGGAAGACCGGAATCAATCTGCCCGAAGGCAAAAACCTGGTTGGCGCCTTCTGGCAACCGAAAGCCGTTTACATCGACAGCACCCTGCTCCAAAGCCTGCCACCGCGTGAATTCGCCGCCGGCATGGCCGAAGTCATCAAATATGGCATGCTGGCCGATGCCGGCTTGTTGAGCGACCTTGAAGATTACGCCGGCCTCTCTGCGGCATCTGAGGAACTCCCGGACGTGGTGCGCCGCTGCTGCGCGATCAAAGCGCAGGTGGTAGCCGACGACGAAAAAGAGACCGCCAGCAGCGGCGGGCGTGCCCTTTTGAATCTCGGTCATACCTTCGCCCACGCCATCGAAAATGTAGCCGGCTACGGCGAATACCTTCACGGCGAGGCGGTCGCGATCGGTCTGGTCCTGGCCACGCGGCTCTCCGTGGAACTTGGCCAACTGCACACCGAATCCGTTGAACGCGTGGAGTCGATTATCGCGTCCTACCAACTGCCGACCCGACTCCGCGACCCACTGCCCATGGATCAACTTATGCTGGCCATGCAGCGCGACAAGAAAACCCGCGGCGGCAAGCTGCGCTTCGTCAGTATGAAGGCACTGGGTGAAGCCATCACCAGCGACGGGGTCGATCCCAAACTGGTCGAAGAGATCTGGACACAGGCTTGA
- the ftsY gene encoding signal recognition particle-docking protein FtsY has translation MKSFFKKFKDGLKRQTPTFQKAFDGVFSGAKLDAEALEELEEALYTADFGAETVEEIIEEIQAAYKADKSMRGEDAARIGAKVLKQVLEGAEGRVEVGRHHPEVICLVGVNGSGKTTTSAKLAKLYQDDNYKVLLGACDTFRAAANEQIKHWADRLDIDIVSSQHGADSAAVAFDAYEAAKSRGRDIIVLDTAGRLHTKSNLMKELEKLERVIKKQDASAPHHSWLVVDGSLGSNSIEQARMFHKSFPLTGLIVTKLDGTSRGGAIVGIYRELKLPIYFVGLGEQPDDLQPFSAADYANAIFGITEDVES, from the coding sequence ATGAAATCATTCTTCAAAAAATTCAAAGACGGCCTGAAACGCCAGACACCGACCTTCCAGAAAGCCTTCGACGGGGTTTTCAGCGGGGCCAAGCTGGATGCGGAGGCCCTCGAAGAACTGGAGGAAGCGCTCTACACGGCGGACTTCGGCGCCGAGACGGTAGAGGAAATCATCGAGGAAATTCAGGCGGCTTACAAAGCCGACAAGTCGATGCGGGGCGAGGATGCCGCCCGGATCGGCGCCAAGGTTTTAAAGCAGGTGCTCGAAGGGGCGGAGGGCCGGGTCGAAGTCGGCCGGCACCATCCGGAGGTTATTTGCCTGGTCGGCGTCAACGGTTCGGGCAAGACCACCACTTCCGCGAAGCTCGCCAAACTGTATCAGGACGATAACTACAAAGTATTGCTCGGCGCCTGCGATACGTTTCGCGCCGCGGCCAACGAACAAATCAAACATTGGGCGGACCGGCTCGACATCGATATCGTCTCCAGTCAGCACGGGGCCGACTCAGCTGCAGTCGCCTTTGACGCCTACGAGGCGGCCAAGAGCCGCGGTCGCGACATCATCGTCCTCGACACGGCCGGACGCCTGCACACCAAGAGCAACCTGATGAAGGAGCTCGAAAAGCTGGAGCGCGTGATCAAGAAGCAGGATGCCAGCGCACCACACCACAGCTGGCTGGTGGTCGACGGGAGTCTGGGCTCCAATTCGATCGAGCAGGCCCGCATGTTTCATAAAAGCTTTCCCCTCACCGGACTGATTGTGACGAAGCTCGACGGCACCAGCCGCGGCGGCGCCATCGTGGGGATCTACCGGGAGTTGAAGCTGCCCATCTATTTCGTCGGCCTGGGCGAACAACCGGACGACCTCCAGCCATTCTCCGCTGCGGACTATGCCAACGCGATCTTTGGGATTACGGAAGACGTTGAGAGTTGA